Proteins encoded together in one Hevea brasiliensis isolate MT/VB/25A 57/8 chromosome 16, ASM3005281v1, whole genome shotgun sequence window:
- the LOC131174436 gene encoding 6-phosphogluconate dehydrogenase, decarboxylating 2-like translates to MAAPSKPTRIGLAGLAVMGQNLALNIAEKGFPISVYNRTTSKVDETVERAKKEGDLPLYGFHDPESFVQSIQKPRVIIMLVKAGAPVDQTIKTLSAYMEKGDCIIDGGNEWYENTERREKAMAELGLLYLGMGVSGGEEGARHGPSLMPGGSFEAYKYIEDILLKVAAQVPDSGPCVTFVGKGGSGNFVKMVHNGIEYGDMQLIAEAYDVLKSVGKLSNEELQNVFSEWNKGELLSFLIEITADIFGIKNDKGDGYLVDKVLDKTGMKGTGKWTVQQAADLSVAAPTIASSLDARFLSGLKEERVEAAKVFKAGGFGEILTDQVVDKKKLIDDVRQALYASKICSYSQGMNLIRAKSIEKGWDLKLGELARIWKGGCIIRAVFLDRIKKAYDRNPDLANLLVDPEFAKEIIERQSAWRRVVCLAINSGISTPGMSSSLAYFDTYRRERLPANLVQAQRDYFGAHTYERVDTEGSFHTEWFKIARELKN, encoded by the coding sequence ATGGCTGCACCATCAAAACCAACACGAATAGGCCTCGCAGGTCTGGCTGTTATGGGCCAGAATCTGGCCCTCAATATTGCAGAGAAAGGCTTCCCAATTTCTGTTTATAATCGAACAACCTCCAAAGTTGATGAGACTGTTGAAAGAGCAAAAAAGGAGGGAGATCTTCCTTTATATGGTTTCCATGATCCTGAATCTTTTGTTCAGTCAATCCAAAAGCCTCGGGTGATAATTATGCTTGTTAAGGCTGGGGCACCTGTTGACCAAACTATAAAGACCCTCTCTGCCTACATGGAGAAAGGTGATTGTATCATTGATGGTGGGAATGAGTGGTATGAGAACACTGAGAGGAGAGAAAAGGCCATGGCTGAATTAGGTTTGCTTTATCTCGGAATGGGAGTTTCAGGTGGTGAAGAGGGTGCACGGCATGGACCCTCTTTGATGCCTGGAGGTTCCTTTGAGGCATACAAATACATTGAAGACATTCTTCTTAAAGTGGCAGCTCAAGTTCCTGACAGTGGTCCCTGTGTGACTTTTGTTGGTAAAGGTGGCTCTGGTAATTTTGTCAAGATGGTGCATAACGGAATTGAATATGGTGATATGCAGCTGATTGCAGAGGCTTATGATGTACTAAAATCAGTTGGAAAGTTGTCTAATGAGGAACTGCAAAATGTTTTCTCAGAATGGAACAAGGGTGAGCTTCTGAGCTTCTTGATTGAGATCACAGCAGATATATTTGGAATTAAAAATGACAAGGGAGATGGATATTTGGTTGACAAGGTTTTGGACAAAACTGGTATGAAGGGTACAGGTAAATGGACCGTACAGCAAGCTGCTGATCTATCAGTTGCAGCTCCTACAATTGCATCTTCTTTGGATGCAAGATTCCTCAGTGGTTTGAAGGAGGAGCGAGTTGAAGCTGCTAAAGTCTTCAAAGCAGGTGGCTTTGGAGAAATTTTGACTGACCAAGTGGTGGACAAGAAGAAGTTGATTGATGATGTGAGACAAGCTCTCTATGCATCCAAGATTTGTAGTTATTCACAGGGGATGAATCTGATCCGTGCAAAGAGTATTGAGAAAGGATGGGACTTGAAATTGGGAGAACTGGCTAGGATTTGGAAGGGAGGCTGCATTATCCGAGCTGTGTTTTTAGACAGAATCAAGAAAGCATATGATAGGAACCCTGACCTGGCTAACCTTCTTGTCGATCCAGAGTTTGCAAAGGAAATCATTGAGCGCCAGTCTGCCTGGCGGAGGGTTGTATGTCTGGCAATCAATTCTGGTATTAGCACTCCTGGCATGTCTTCTAGTCTTGCTTATTTTGACACTTACCGAAGGGAAAGGTTGCCAGCTAATTTGGTCCAAGCACAGAGAGATTATTTTGGCGCTCACACATATGAAAGGGTTGATACTGAAGGATCTTTCCACACTGAATGGTTCAAGATTGCAAGAGAGTTGAAGAATTAA
- the LOC131174493 gene encoding basic leucine zipper 43-like — protein sequence MQPSEVTGLHYLVPSNTSPYSAYFSMTQNNSPTFQFNRFTNPQNFQIFPQVQEFSLQSSSLSNNSTSDEADEQQLSLINERKQRRMISNRESARRSRMRKQKHLDELWSQVVWLRNENHQLIDKLNHVSECHDRVLQENAKLKEEASELQQMLSDMQLNSPYATLRDLEDIPVIQLISEPSPQTSLSLGLQIC from the coding sequence ATGCAGCCTAGTGAGGTTACAGGACTCCATTATCTAGTTCCCTCAAACACATCCCCATATTCAGCTTATTTTAGCATGACTCAGAATAACTcgcccacatttcaatttaacagATTCACCAATCCGCAAAATTTCCAGATTTTTCCTCAGGTTCAAGAATTCAGTCTACAATCATCAAGCCTAAGCAACAACTCAACTTCTGATGAAGCAGATGAGCAACAGCTCTCCCTTATCAACGAGAGAAAACAAAGAAGGATGATATCTAATAGAGAATCCGCTCGCCGGTCACGCATGCGGAAGCAGAAACACCTAGATGAACTCTGGTCACAAGTGGTTTGGCTCCGAAATGAGAATCACCAGCTCATAGATAAGCTGAACCATGTCTCAGAGTGTCATGACAGGGTTCTTCAAGAAAACGCTAAACTCAAAGAAGAAGCCTCAGAACTACAGCAAATGCTTAGTGACATGCAATTGAATAGCCCTTATGCTACTTTGAGGGACCTGGAAGACATCCCTGTAATACAGCTTATCTCAGAGCCGAGTCCTCAAACCAGTCTATCACTAGGTCTACAGATTTGCTAG